GCGCCGTCGGCGAGCGCGGCGAGCTCGTCGAGCACCTGCTCGTCGGTCACGAACGTCACGTAGGAGTGGTGGCCGTCCACCTCGCGCTCGAAGGGGAACGCTGCGGAGATCGCCGCCACCGCATCGATCGGGTACGCCAGCACCCAGGCGTCGTAACCGAACGCGTCGCGCAGCGCCTTCTGCGCCTTGGTGCGTACCGCATCAGTGCCGGCTCTGCTGTCCAGCAGCACGTTGCCGCTGGCGAGAATCGTTCGCACATTGGTGAATCCGGCGCCCTCGAGTGCGGCGGCGACCTCCGCCATCTTCAGGTTCACCCCGCCGACGTTGACGCCCCGCAGGAACGCCGCATACCGCGTCACGACGCGAACTCCAGCAGGGTGTGGCTGGGGCGGCCGCGGCGCAGGAAACCGACCCGGTCCCACAGCGGAGAGGCCAGCACCGTGAACAGGCCGCGGCCGCGCGGCATCGCGATGTCATGGGCGGCGCGCACGCCCGGGATGTGGCCGGCCAGCGCGACCGCGTCGTCCGGCGACATGCCGAACGGCATCGGCGGCGCGGTGTAGCGGTCGGAGAGTTTCAGTTTGCCCTGCATGGTGCGCACGCTGAACCAGCGCGGCACCGAGTCGAACATCATCC
The window above is part of the Mycolicibacterium rutilum genome. Proteins encoded here:
- a CDS encoding DUF1697 domain-containing protein — protein: MTRYAAFLRGVNVGGVNLKMAEVAAALEGAGFTNVRTILASGNVLLDSRAGTDAVRTKAQKALRDAFGYDAWVLAYPIDAVAAISAAFPFEREVDGHHSYVTFVTDEQVLDELAALADGAGPHEKIERGDGVIYWQVPRSTTLETTIGKTMGKKRYKSSTTTRNLRTLDKVLR